Genomic window (Armatimonadota bacterium):
TACCAAGCCGGCCATGTTCCTTCATGGCTTGCTGTTCGGTGGAGTGTTCGTCGTCGCCGCCATCGGCGGGTTCGCGTATCACTCGTGGAAAGGCGACGCCCTCTTCAAGTTCGTCTTCATCCCTCCGACCGATTCGGCCCAGGTCAACCTGACGATCGACCTCCCGCCCGGAGCGAGTTTGGACGAGACCGAGAAGACGGTCGCGAACCTTGAGAAGACCGTGGCCAAGCACCCGGAAGCCAAATACGTCCTGTCGCGCGTCGGTCGCCGGGGCGGTGGTTTCGGCGCGGCGCAACAAGGCACCAACTACGCCTCGATCGCCGTCACCCTCTACGACAAAGAGTCGATCACCGACCGCTTAGCGTTCTGGGTCAAGCACAAGGAACACTTGAGGACGGTCAGCGATACCGCCGTGGCGGCCGATATCCTCCAGATGATCGGCAAGCAGCCCGGCGCGAACGTCACCGTGAGCTCAGGGGCCAACCAAGGATTCGGCGCCGCGATCCAAATGTCGTTCCGTGGCGACGATCACGCCCTCTTGTTGGCGACCGCCAACAAGATCCGCAAAGGCCTCGCCGAAGGGGCCGTCAAGGGCGTCATCTCTCCGGACATGTCGTCCAAACCCGGTAAGCCCGAACTCGTGGCGCGACCGGACCGGGCCCGCCTCGGCGACGTCGGACTGACGACCGCCGACGTCGGTGCCGCCCTCCGCGTCATGTACGAAGGCGACATCCAGTCCAAGTTCCGCGTCAACGGGCGCGAATACGACATGCGCGTGATGATGGACAGAAAGGACCGCGACGACCCGGACGTCCTCGCGACCGTGCCCGTCTCGTTCAAAGAAGGCCAGCCCGTCTACCTTTCCGAAGTCGCGAACCTGGAAATGGGCCAGGCCGCGGACAAAATCGACCGGCGCGACAGGCAAGAAGAGATCACGGTCATCGCCGACCTACTCCCCGGCTACGCCGCTGGAACGGTCCAATCCGACATCGACAAGTGGATGAACGGCGAGAAGCTGATTCCGGAAGGGGTCCAGTACAAACCGCTTGGCCAGGCCGATGCCCAGTCCCGGGAAATGGTCTACCTTTTCACCGCCTTCGGACTCGGCATCGTGCTGGTCTTCATGGTCCTCGCCTCCCTGTACAACAACCTGCTGTACCCGTTCATCATCCAGCTCGCCCAGCCTCAGGCCATGGTCGGGGCCATCCTCGCGTTGGTCTTGACCGACAAGCCGCTGAACATCGTCGGCTTCGTCGGGATCATCGCCCTCGTCGGCATCGTCGGCAAGAACGCGATCTTGCTCGTCGACTACACGAACACTTTGAGAGAGAGGGGCGAAGACCGTCATAAGGCCCTTTGCGACTCCGGACAGACCCGACTCCGGCCGATCATGATGACCACGCTCGCCCTCATTTTCGGCATGCTCCCGGTCGCCCTCGCCATCGGTCGAGGCTCGGAGTTCCGTGAGACGATCGGCATCACGATCATCGGAGGCGTCATGCTGTCGACGTTCCTGACCCTGCTCGTCATCCCCTGCTCGTACACGATCTTCGACGACATGTCGCAGGCGATGTCCCGCAGGCGGAAGCGACCCGATACGGCCGATCCGGTCCCTTCTGGCCCGGACTAGGCCCGGAACTTGCCGGACACCGCAGCGGCGTGCCATAATGACGGTTCGCCGCTAGCCCGTGTCGGGCTCGGCACGCCTAAGGGCACGGACGGAGGAACGATGTACGCGATAGTCAAGACGGGCGGCAAGCAGTTGAAAGCCGCCAAGGACGAGACCCTGATCGTCGAAAAGATCGAAGGCGAGCCGGGGACGACCGTGACCCTGGAAGAAGTCCTGATGGTGGTCGACGGGGCGAACGTGACGGTCGGTAGCCCGTTCGTCAAGGGCGCCAAGGTCAAAGCCGAGATCGTCCTTCAAGGCAAGGCCAAGAAGATCAACGCATTCAACTATAAGCCTAAGAAGCAGGTGCGCAAGCGCTGGGGCCACAGGCAGAAGCAGACCCACCTCAAGGTCCTTGAGGTCGTCGGAGGCAAGTAAGACATGGCACATAAAAAAGGTCAAGGCTCGACCAAGAACGGTCGCGACAGCAATTCTCAACGCCTCGGCGTCAAGCGGTACGGGGGCGAAGTCGTCAAGCCTGGCAGCATCCTTGTCCGCCAACGAGGTACGAAGTTCTATCCTGGCCCCGGAGTCGGCATGGGCAACGACCACACTCTTTACGCCCTTATCGGCGGCCAAGTCAAGTTCGAGGGCCCGACGGCTCGACGCCGAATCGCGGTCTACGAGCATCAAGCCTGACCGTAACCGCATCCGGCCCTAAGCGGGGCGCGACTCACGAGGGTCGTGCCCCGCGTTCGTTTAGGACTAGACGATTCCGGCCCTGAGAAGGTCTTTCAGCATCAAGAGCCCGACGACCTTCCCTTGGTCGACGACCGGCATCTCTCCGATCGGGCGCGCAAAGTTCTGGAACATCTCAAGACCCTCGATCGCCATGAGCCCGGGCTCGATCGTCCCCGGACGCTCGGTCATGATCTCCGCAGCGGTCCCCTCGACCCGTCCCTCGTTCGCAATGATCCGGCGGCGAAGGTCGCCTTCCGTGATCAGGCCCAAGAGGCGCCCGTCCGCGCCGACGACGCACGTACAGCCTGCTCCTGCCTTTGCGATCGTCCTCATGACGTCGAGAAGACTGTCTGTGGGGCTGGACAGGGCCAGGTCTTCCCCCCTCCGCATGACGTCCTCGACTCGAAGCGTCAGGCGGCGGCCCAGGGCTCCGGAAGGGTGGAACCGTGCGAAGTCTGCGGCGCTGAAGCCGCGTTCTTCCATGACGGCAACGGCCAAGGCGTCTGAAAACGCGAGCATGACCGTCGTCGACGTCGTCGGGGCGAGGTTGTTCGGGCACGCCTCCGTGTCGACTTCGACGTCCAGGAACAGGTCGGCGGACTGGGCCGCGCTCGAACCCCGTCGGCCGCAAACGACCATCGACCTTGCACCTTGCGCACGGACGGCCGGGATCAGCCTTTGGATCTCGTTGCTTTCGCCGCTGTACGTGTAGAACAGGACGATGTCGACGTCCGTGACCATCCCCAAGTCGCCGTGCAGAGCCTCAGCCGCATGCATGAAGAACGACGGGGTCCCCGTCGAAGCAAAGGTCGCGGCCGATTTCGCTGCGATGTGGCCGCTTTTCCCGAGACCGCTGCAGACGACCCGGCCCGTACACGTGAGGATCCAGTCGACGGCCTGCCTGTGAGCCGGCTCTAAATGTCGGGCCAACGCCGTCAAGGCGGCCGCTTCTTGCTCCAAAACCCGCTTCAGCGACTCCATAGGCACGCTCAAACCGTCGCTTCCGTCCGACCGGGATGGGCGCCGTGCAAGATCGTCTTCCCGAAGAGCGACTGCACCCATTCGACCGCGATCCGGGCCGTCTCGTTCTTGTTGTCCCGAAGAGGATTGACTTCGACCACGTCCAATCCGGCCAACCGATAGGGGCTGTCGTCCCGACCTAGCAGGCGGCATAAGGACTCCGCCAAGAAGTGTCCTTCCCGGTAAGACAACCCGCCGCGGACGGCCGTTCCTGTGCCGGGCGCATAGATCGGGTCGAGGACGTCCACGTCGAAGCTGACCCAAAGGGCCTCGGCAGACGAAGCGGTCAACCACCGGTCCAGCGCCTCCACCGTCGCCTTGATCCCGATACTGTCCACGTCCTGCATGGTCCAAGTCGCCGATCCCGGCATCTTGGCCAAGTTGGCGACTTCTCCCGGGTCGACGTCACGAAGACCGATCCAAGCGGCCTTGTCACGGGCCAGACCGCTACCGGGAACGACGTCCAAGAGCTTCGGCCAGAGGTCGTAGACGGATCGCTCCCACGGCTTTGTCTCAGGCGTGGGCTCGCCGATCGATCGGACTGGTAGCAACTTGGCCAACGCCGCGACCGACATTCCGTGCAGGTTCCCGCTTGGCGTCGTATCGGGCGTGTTGACGTCCATATGGGCGTCGATCCACAACAAGGCGAGGCGTTCGCCGAAAACGTCCAAGGCACCCGCCACCGAACCGATGGCAATGCTGTGGTCGCCGCCGATCACCAACGGGACAGACCCCTTGCGGATCGTCGCCGCCACGTGGTCGCGCGTAGCACCGTAGACGCGGAGGGCTTCGTCGTCGCACTCCGCACGAGGGCCCGGAAGGCGACCGTCCAACGTGTGGACCTCCGTATGCACGCTCTCGACGCCGATCTGTGCGAGGCTCGGGCCGAGCCCCTCGAGCTGCATCGCCAGCGACCCGAGCCGACTCCCGTGATGGGGCCCGCAAAAGTCAAACGGTACGGCGATCGTCTCGACCATGAACCCGGAGTCTACTCAGGCCCGGACGCAGGCGCGAAGGGCCCTGTAAACTTGTCCCATGGGTGTGGAAGCCGGAGTCGTCGCGGTTCAAGGCGACTTCGACCGGCACACGAAGGCGCTCCTTTCGGCCGGAGCGACCTCCGTCCGGGAGATCAGGACGCCAGAAGACCTTCAGGGCCTGGATCACGTGGTCATCCCAGGGGGCGAAAGTACGACGGTCGGAATGCTCATGGAGAGGTTCGGCCTCAGGTCCGCGCTCCAAACCTACGCCGCCGAGGGGCACGCCCTTTGGGGCACGTGTATGGGCATGATCCTCATGGCCAAGGAGACCGAAGGACGGGAGCAGCTCCTTCTCGAAGTGCTCGACGTCACCGTGAAGAGGAACGTGTTCGGCGCTCAAGTCCACAGCTTCGAAGACGACGTCCCCGTTACTTTCCTCGACGGGTCTGTCACCGGCGTCTTCATACGGGCACCGATCGTCGTCCGGCAAGGCCCGGGCGTCGAGACCGTCGCAACCTATAAGTCGGACATCGTCGGAGTGCGGCAAGGCCGCCTCCTCGGAACGTCGTTCCACCCCGAACTGACGGACGACGACCGCCTTCATCGCTGGTTCTTGGAAAACTGACCCCGCAAAATTAAGTGCCCCGCTCTCGAGGGCAAGAGAGACGGGGCTTGGTTCGGGGGAGGAGAGAAACCTTTGTCTATATTCTATGACACCCGCCAGTGTCAGAACGTTCCCCAGACCTCCTTATTTTAGAGTGATTTACGTGCAAACGCAAGCAAATTCGAGCGCAGCGTCCGTTTCAGACTGGAAAGCACGTAAAAGTACTAGGTCACATGTCCCAAAAGCGGCGTAGGGAAAGGCAGCGCCGGTACCAAAGACCGTCGGGGCGACGAACGTGATGAGCCGATCGACGGCTCCCGCCCTCGCGAACCGGCCGATCGTTTCTGGACCGCCCTCGATCAGCACACCTCTGACACCGATCGTAAAGAGGGACTCGAGCAACCGCACTTCGAACCCGTCGCCAAAGTCCATCGGCAGTTGCCTCGGGTCGGCTTGCCGCTGTCCAGCGACGCACCAGACCGTCTGACCAGGCTGTTGGAAGGCGCGCTCCTTTCCGGTCAGGACCGCCCGAGGGTCGATGATGACGCGCACGGGCTCATTGACCGCCTCAGGCTCCCGGACGGTAAGGAGAGGGTCGTCGGCCTGGACGGTCCCTCGCCCGACGAGCACCGCCCCCATTTCGGCTCGCAGCAACCGACCTGCCCTGCGGGACGCCTCGCACGTGATCCAGCGGCTTGTCCCGTCCGATCGCGCCATGAAACCGTCCAGAGTGACCGCGGCTTTGACCGTGACATAGGGTCGCCTGCGTTCCATGGCCGTCAGCCAGACGACGTTCGCCGCCCTTGCGTCGTCGGCCAGAAGGCCCGACTCGGTCTGCACCCCTTTGGACCTGAGGACTTCCAGACCGCCGGACATCGCCGGATTGGGGTCGAGGGTCGCTGCAACGACCCGCTTCACTCCAGCGGCCAAGAGAGCCTCGGTACAGGGCGGCGTCCGCCCATGGCCGGAGCAAGGCTCCTGGGTCACGTAGACGGTCGAGCCTCGCGCGGCCGGACCCGCCTCGTTCAAAGCGACGATCTCGGCGTGCGGACCTCCGGCAAAACGATGAAAGCCCTCCCCGACGATGCGGCCGTCTTTGACCAGGACGCAGCCGACGTGAGGGTTCGGAGCCGGATAGCCGCCGCGGGCCAGTTCGACCGCCCGGCCCATGAATGCGGCCGGATCACCGCTCATGGTCACGGAGAGCCCCTTCGACGAGGCCGGTGAGGTTGGCCTTCTCGCTTAGAAGGAACTCTTTCCGGGTTTGCCGGGCGAGCAGGAGCGCCGAAAACGCCGTGCCGACCCAGACTCCTGCCGTGACGCCGAAGTACAGGATCGCCCGCCGCCCCCACTGCACCAAGCGGGGACGGCCCGCGTCGACAGGAGGTTTGGCCCCGACGACGATCGGCCAGCACAGCATCAGGACGATGCCTGTGACGAGAAAGCCGGTCGTCAGGACTTTGAGACGCACGCGTTCTTGAGCTCCTCGATGTTGCCTCGGATCGTGCCTCCGGACACCAAGTAACTGCCCGTCACGAAGGTCGTCGCTCCGGCCTCCCACAGTCGTCCGATCGTCAAAGGCTCGACACCACCGTCGACCTCGATCTCGACGTCGGGATCGGCCAACCGCACTTGAGCGACCTTCTCGATGCACTTTTCGATCAAGGACTGCCCTCCCCAACCTGGGTTCACGGTCATGACCAAGACCACGTCGAGCCCGCCCAACAGAGGGAGGACCGTCTCGAACGGCGTCCCCGGATTCAACGCGATGCCGGCTTGCACACCGCTCTGCCGCAGTCGCTGCACGTGTCGATGGGCGTGCGGCGTCGCTTCGACGTGGAAGACGACCCGCTGACAACCCGCTTCGATAAAGGCGTCGAAGTGCCGGTCCGGGGTCTCCGTCATCAAGTGGGCTTCGAACGGTGTTCCGCCCAAGCCTCTCAGGCTACGGACCAGGCCCGCCCCGAACGTGATCGGCGGCACGAACTGGCCGTCCATCACGTCGAAGTGGATCCAGTCCGCCCCTCCGTCGATCATCTCCTTCACCGGCCTCCGGAAATCGGACGGGTCGCAGGACAAGATACTGGGAGCGATCTTCGGGTTCATTGTCGGGCGTTTCCGTCGTCGGCCGGCTGGTCGTCCGGCAAGGCGTCGGCCTCGTCCGCCTTCTTTTGAACCTGGTCGATCAGATCGCCGTCGAAGAACACCCGGAACGTGACTTCCTTGCCGAAACCATCGGCCTGAATATCGAACGTCTCGCTCGGCTCGTGCTTCTTTTCATGGATCGTTCGTGTCTGTCGGTCGTCCGTCATATCGATCCGGACAAGGACCGCCGCCGCTCCCGGAGGCATCGTCACCTTCAGCTTGTACGTGTACCGGTCGCTGGACGTGGTGCCGTTTTCGACGGACTTGTCCCCGTTACTGACCTTGACGCGGAGTTTCGAACCCCGCTCGATCTTCTTGCGGGCCTCAGGGTTCTGCGAGACGATCAGGCCCTCAGCGAGGTCTTTGTCGCGCACCCGGTCGATCGTTTCGGAAAGGTCGAGGTCCATGTCTTGCGACACTTTCCTAGCCTCCTCGATCGTCATGCCGCGCAGGTCCGGCACCTCCACGAACCGTCCGCCTGCGCTCAGGACGACCTGGACGATGCCGTTTTCTTTGACCTTGTGGCGACCCGGCTCCGGGTCTTGGTCCAAGATGACGCCCGAAGGGTATTTGTCGCTGGCGACGTTCCGTTCGACCGACATGCGGAGTCCGAGCTTGTTCAAGACCATCGCTGCCTCGGCTTGTGTCTTGAAGCGGATGTTGGGCATGTCGATGAGCTTGGGACGGTGCGTGATGAACCCGATGTAGGCGAACACTCCGATCAACGTCCCGATGATCGAGAGGTACACCAGGCCGACGAGCCATCGCGGTGTGCCGTCCGAATCCGCTGGTTTCGCCCTTTGCTTTTTCAAAGTCTGTTTCGGTCTCTCTGCAGGCTCCTGGACGACGGGAGCGACCGGGGCCGCCTCGACGTCTCCGGCCCGAAGGGGCCACGTCAGCGGCCGTCCGAACCGAAGTGCGTCCTGGATCGACCGCAGATCGGACAGGAGGTCGTTCACGCTGGCGTATCGCTCGCTCGGAGACTTAGCCATGCACTTTCGAATGACTTCGTCGAGCGCAGGCGGCACCGAAGGGTTGATCGACCGGACCGACGGATAAGGCGCGGTCGCGTGCTTCGTCGCGATGGCGACGGTCGAGTCTCCGCCAAACGGACACCGTCCCGCCAGCATCTGATAGATCAAGACACCCACGGCAT
Coding sequences:
- the rplU gene encoding 50S ribosomal protein L21 — encoded protein: MYAIVKTGGKQLKAAKDETLIVEKIEGEPGTTVTLEEVLMVVDGANVTVGSPFVKGAKVKAEIVLQGKAKKINAFNYKPKKQVRKRWGHRQKQTHLKVLEVVGGK
- the rpmA gene encoding 50S ribosomal protein L27, yielding MAHKKGQGSTKNGRDSNSQRLGVKRYGGEVVKPGSILVRQRGTKFYPGPGVGMGNDHTLYALIGGQVKFEGPTARRRIAVYEHQA
- a CDS encoding KpsF/GutQ family sugar-phosphate isomerase yields the protein MSVPMESLKRVLEQEAAALTALARHLEPAHRQAVDWILTCTGRVVCSGLGKSGHIAAKSAATFASTGTPSFFMHAAEALHGDLGMVTDVDIVLFYTYSGESNEIQRLIPAVRAQGARSMVVCGRRGSSAAQSADLFLDVEVDTEACPNNLAPTTSTTVMLAFSDALAVAVMEERGFSAADFARFHPSGALGRRLTLRVEDVMRRGEDLALSSPTDSLLDVMRTIAKAGAGCTCVVGADGRLLGLITEGDLRRRIIANEGRVEGTAAEIMTERPGTIEPGLMAIEGLEMFQNFARPIGEMPVVDQGKVVGLLMLKDLLRAGIV
- a CDS encoding arginase, producing MVETIAVPFDFCGPHHGSRLGSLAMQLEGLGPSLAQIGVESVHTEVHTLDGRLPGPRAECDDEALRVYGATRDHVAATIRKGSVPLVIGGDHSIAIGSVAGALDVFGERLALLWIDAHMDVNTPDTTPSGNLHGMSVAALAKLLPVRSIGEPTPETKPWERSVYDLWPKLLDVVPGSGLARDKAAWIGLRDVDPGEVANLAKMPGSATWTMQDVDSIGIKATVEALDRWLTASSAEALWVSFDVDVLDPIYAPGTGTAVRGGLSYREGHFLAESLCRLLGRDDSPYRLAGLDVVEVNPLRDNKNETARIAVEWVQSLFGKTILHGAHPGRTEATV
- the pdxT gene encoding pyridoxal 5'-phosphate synthase glutaminase subunit PdxT, which encodes MGVEAGVVAVQGDFDRHTKALLSAGATSVREIRTPEDLQGLDHVVIPGGESTTVGMLMERFGLRSALQTYAAEGHALWGTCMGMILMAKETEGREQLLLEVLDVTVKRNVFGAQVHSFEDDVPVTFLDGSVTGVFIRAPIVVRQGPGVETVATYKSDIVGVRQGRLLGTSFHPELTDDDRLHRWFLEN
- the ribD gene encoding bifunctional diaminohydroxyphosphoribosylaminopyrimidine deaminase/5-amino-6-(5-phosphoribosylamino)uracil reductase RibD, with the translated sequence MSGDPAAFMGRAVELARGGYPAPNPHVGCVLVKDGRIVGEGFHRFAGGPHAEIVALNEAGPAARGSTVYVTQEPCSGHGRTPPCTEALLAAGVKRVVAATLDPNPAMSGGLEVLRSKGVQTESGLLADDARAANVVWLTAMERRRPYVTVKAAVTLDGFMARSDGTSRWITCEASRRAGRLLRAEMGAVLVGRGTVQADDPLLTVREPEAVNEPVRVIIDPRAVLTGKERAFQQPGQTVWCVAGQRQADPRQLPMDFGDGFEVRLLESLFTIGVRGVLIEGGPETIGRFARAGAVDRLITFVAPTVFGTGAAFPYAAFGTCDLVLLRAFQSETDAALEFACVCT
- the rpe gene encoding ribulose-phosphate 3-epimerase gives rise to the protein MNPKIAPSILSCDPSDFRRPVKEMIDGGADWIHFDVMDGQFVPPITFGAGLVRSLRGLGGTPFEAHLMTETPDRHFDAFIEAGCQRVVFHVEATPHAHRHVQRLRQSGVQAGIALNPGTPFETVLPLLGGLDVVLVMTVNPGWGGQSLIEKCIEKVAQVRLADPDVEIEVDGGVEPLTIGRLWEAGATTFVTGSYLVSGGTIRGNIEELKNACVSKS
- a CDS encoding PASTA domain-containing protein → MIGDLIAVRYEIQQELETSPLFASYRALDRQSGKEVRLRILEEPFNAERKFSMALKDHAEQLQPLVHPSLERVLDVVEDEERLILVSEYVPSSPMDERVRRLASFSVQLAVGTAVSVSEALMVVHQAGFVHGDISGRNVLVTPSGMVKLSMSGFWTTYPASSKAGLAMLRGMAPYLAPEVTAGGMPSRASDIYAVGVLIYQMLAGRCPFGGDSTVAIATKHATAPYPSVRSINPSVPPALDEVIRKCMAKSPSERYASVNDLLSDLRSIQDALRFGRPLTWPLRAGDVEAAPVAPVVQEPAERPKQTLKKQRAKPADSDGTPRWLVGLVYLSIIGTLIGVFAYIGFITHRPKLIDMPNIRFKTQAEAAMVLNKLGLRMSVERNVASDKYPSGVILDQDPEPGRHKVKENGIVQVVLSAGGRFVEVPDLRGMTIEEARKVSQDMDLDLSETIDRVRDKDLAEGLIVSQNPEARKKIERGSKLRVKVSNGDKSVENGTTSSDRYTYKLKVTMPPGAAAVLVRIDMTDDRQTRTIHEKKHEPSETFDIQADGFGKEVTFRVFFDGDLIDQVQKKADEADALPDDQPADDGNARQ